From Magnetospirillum sp. 15-1, one genomic window encodes:
- a CDS encoding cytochrome c: MKTRLLTLALFLAVPTALAHGTLAAFFGGQIAETGDYRAEFAVRDGAIKVWVRDHDDKPVKASGKATLLLGGQKLDLPLSAKDDTLIAEAPVKSRDKLAAVLGLQVDGKPLSVRFMQSEVVAPATLSPQAEAGRKVFEAVCATCHGGALRGSDNGPPLLHPFYALGSAHGDDVILAAMNTGAKSHMWKFGDMPKPEGLKPGQDQDVLAYIRAMQAANGLGSAPAAAADPHAGHGHH, encoded by the coding sequence ATGAAGACACGCCTTCTCACCCTGGCCCTCTTCCTCGCCGTGCCGACCGCCCTGGCCCACGGCACCCTGGCCGCCTTCTTCGGCGGGCAGATCGCCGAGACCGGCGATTACCGCGCGGAATTCGCGGTGCGCGACGGGGCCATCAAGGTCTGGGTGCGCGATCACGACGACAAGCCGGTCAAGGCGTCGGGCAAGGCCACCCTGCTGCTGGGCGGCCAGAAGCTGGACCTGCCGCTGAGCGCCAAGGACGACACCCTGATCGCCGAGGCGCCGGTCAAGTCCCGCGACAAGCTGGCCGCCGTGCTGGGACTGCAGGTGGATGGCAAGCCGCTGTCGGTGCGCTTCATGCAGTCCGAGGTGGTGGCGCCCGCCACCCTCTCCCCCCAGGCGGAAGCGGGGCGCAAGGTGTTCGAGGCGGTGTGCGCCACCTGTCACGGCGGCGCCCTGCGCGGCAGCGACAACGGTCCGCCGCTGCTGCACCCGTTCTACGCCCTGGGCTCGGCCCACGGCGACGACGTCATCCTGGCGGCCATGAATACGGGCGCCAAGTCGCATATGTGGAAGTTCGGCGACATGCCCAAGCCCGAAGGACTGAAGCCCGGCCAGGACCAGGACGTGCTGGCCTATATCCGTGCCATGCAGGCGGCCAACGGGCTGGGAAGCGCCCCGGCGGCCGCCGCCGATCCCCATGCCGGCCACGGGCACCATTGA
- a CDS encoding DUF411 domain-containing protein — protein sequence MKTLAAVLFAFLAALPAFAAEREVTMWKSPTCGCCEGWAEHMRQSGYTVKSIDVDDIDRIKQTHGIPGPLQSCHTARVDGYLLEGHVPAQAVDRLLKDKPKVRGIASPGMPMGSPGMGGPKEENVVRTFGPEGSQVFGRY from the coding sequence ATGAAGACCCTTGCCGCCGTCCTGTTCGCCTTCCTCGCCGCCCTGCCCGCCTTCGCCGCCGAGCGCGAGGTGACCATGTGGAAGTCGCCCACCTGCGGCTGCTGCGAAGGCTGGGCCGAACACATGCGCCAGTCCGGCTATACGGTGAAATCCATCGACGTGGACGACATCGACCGGATCAAGCAGACCCACGGCATCCCAGGCCCCCTGCAGTCCTGCCACACCGCCAGGGTGGACGGCTACCTGCTGGAAGGCCACGTCCCCGCCCAGGCGGTCGACCGCCTGCTGAAGGACAAGCCCAAGGTGCGGGGCATCGCCTCGCCCGGCATGCCCATGGGTTCGCCCGGTATGGGTGGGCCGAAGGAGGAAAACGTCGTCCGCACCTTCGGCCCCGAAGGCTCGCAGGTGTTCGGGCGTTACTGA
- the map gene encoding type I methionyl aminopeptidase, which translates to MVKTPDELALMRVSGKMLASVFEMLDGQELAGMSTLQVNDLVDRFITVDLAAHPASKGQYGFKYVLNCSINHVVCHGVPDPGEIIRDGDIINLDITLEKNGFIADSSKTYLIGNAPMAARRLVRVAQEAMWKGIKQVRPGAHLGDIGFAIERHAKRNGYSVVREYCGHGIGREMHEEPQVLNFGRPGTGLKLCEGMVFTVEPMVNQGTRKVSTESDGWTVVTNDRKLSAQFEHTVAVTRSGVEVLTLRHDETPMLESRA; encoded by the coding sequence ATGGTGAAGACCCCGGACGAACTGGCGCTCATGCGCGTATCAGGCAAGATGCTGGCCTCCGTCTTCGAGATGCTGGACGGGCAGGAACTTGCCGGCATGTCGACATTGCAGGTCAACGATCTGGTCGACCGCTTCATCACCGTGGACCTTGCCGCGCATCCGGCGAGCAAGGGGCAGTATGGCTTCAAATACGTTCTGAACTGCTCGATCAATCACGTCGTCTGCCACGGCGTGCCCGATCCGGGCGAGATCATCCGTGACGGCGACATCATCAACCTCGACATCACGCTTGAAAAGAACGGCTTCATCGCGGACTCGAGCAAGACCTACCTGATCGGCAATGCCCCGATGGCCGCGAGGCGGCTCGTGCGGGTTGCCCAGGAGGCGATGTGGAAAGGCATAAAGCAGGTGCGGCCCGGAGCGCATCTGGGGGACATCGGCTTCGCGATAGAACGGCATGCCAAAAGGAACGGCTATTCGGTGGTGCGGGAATATTGCGGGCATGGCATCGGCCGCGAGATGCACGAGGAACCGCAGGTGCTCAATTTCGGGCGGCCGGGAACGGGCCTGAAGCTGTGCGAGGGCATGGTCTTCACCGTCGAGCCGATGGTGAACCAGGGTACCCGCAAGGTCTCGACCGAGAGCGACGGATGGACGGTGGTGACCAACGACCGGAAGCTCTCCGCCCAATTCGAGCATACGGTCGCGGTCACGAGGAGTGGCGTCGAAGTGCTGACCCTGCGCCACGACGAGACTCCGATGCTGGAATCCCGAGCATGA
- a CDS encoding ParD-like family protein produces the protein MGIVKIDDDLHEEVRRASTVMCRSINAQAEFWMKIGMLAEANPTLSFNDIVKMQFAMAHVSLGDLAVA, from the coding sequence ATGGGCATCGTAAAAATCGACGACGACCTGCATGAGGAAGTCCGTCGGGCCAGCACGGTGATGTGCCGGTCCATCAATGCGCAGGCCGAGTTCTGGATGAAGATCGGCATGCTGGCTGAAGCCAATCCGACCCTGTCCTTCAACGACATCGTGAAGATGCAGTTCGCGATGGCGCATGTGAGTCTGGGGGACTTGGCGGTCGCCTGA
- a CDS encoding phenylacetate--CoA ligase, translated as MSGTFMYAPEAERLDRPALARLQLERLRGLLAHAYANVPHYRAAFDAAGVKPDDLRHLEDLARFPFTVKADLRDNYPFGLFAVPRERVVRIHASSGTTGRPTVVGYTEADLDTWAGLMARSLAATGVRPGDVVHNAYGYGLFTGGLGFHYGAERLKCSVVPMSGGNTEKQIGLIMDFGARALAATPSYALNIAEVAEQMGVSLIEAPLAIGVFGAEPWSETMRAELDRRLGIKACDMYGLSEIMGPGVAIECEHRVGLHGWEDHFLFEVVDPETLEPLPMGAEGELVITTLSKQALPMVRYRTRDITRLTDEPCACGRTHVRILRVTGRNDDMMIIRGVNVYPSQIEAALVGFPGVAPHYLLTLTRQGSLDHLTVEVEAEDSRDEDDRAHLARQVRHHLKSLVGISSEVLVRLPGELPRSQGKAVRVRDLRKEAE; from the coding sequence ATGAGCGGAACCTTCATGTACGCGCCCGAGGCGGAGCGGCTGGACCGCCCGGCTTTGGCCCGGCTGCAGCTGGAGCGGCTGCGGGGCCTGCTGGCCCATGCTTACGCCAACGTTCCCCATTACCGCGCCGCCTTCGACGCCGCCGGGGTCAAGCCCGACGATTTGCGGCACCTCGAGGATCTGGCCCGCTTCCCCTTCACGGTGAAGGCCGATTTGCGCGACAACTACCCCTTCGGCCTGTTCGCCGTGCCGAGAGAGCGGGTGGTGCGCATCCACGCCAGTTCCGGCACTACCGGCCGCCCCACCGTGGTGGGTTATACCGAGGCAGACCTGGATACCTGGGCCGGGCTGATGGCCCGTTCGCTGGCCGCCACCGGAGTGCGCCCCGGCGACGTGGTGCACAATGCCTATGGCTACGGCCTGTTCACCGGCGGGCTGGGCTTCCATTACGGGGCCGAGCGGCTGAAATGCTCGGTGGTGCCCATGTCGGGCGGCAATACGGAAAAGCAGATCGGCCTGATCATGGATTTCGGGGCGCGCGCCCTGGCGGCTACGCCCTCCTATGCGCTGAATATCGCCGAGGTGGCCGAGCAGATGGGCGTCAGCCTGATCGAAGCCCCGCTGGCGATCGGCGTGTTCGGCGCCGAACCGTGGAGCGAGACCATGCGGGCCGAGCTCGACCGCCGTCTCGGCATCAAGGCCTGCGATATGTACGGCCTGTCCGAGATCATGGGGCCGGGTGTCGCCATCGAATGCGAGCACCGGGTGGGGCTGCACGGCTGGGAAGACCATTTCCTGTTCGAGGTAGTCGATCCCGAGACGCTGGAGCCGCTGCCCATGGGGGCGGAGGGCGAACTGGTCATCACCACGCTGTCCAAGCAGGCCCTGCCCATGGTGCGCTACCGCACCCGCGACATCACCCGGCTGACCGACGAGCCCTGCGCCTGCGGCCGCACCCATGTGCGCATCCTGCGCGTCACCGGACGCAACGACGACATGATGATCATCCGCGGCGTCAACGTCTATCCCAGCCAGATCGAGGCGGCCCTGGTCGGCTTCCCCGGCGTGGCGCCCCACTACCTGCTGACGCTGACCCGCCAGGGCTCTCTCGACCACCTGACCGTGGAGGTGGAGGCCGAGGACAGCCGGGACGAGGACGACCGCGCCCATCTGGCCCGTCAGGTCCGCCATCACCTGAAATCCCTGGTGGGCATCTCCTCGGAGGTGCTCGTCCGCCTGCCCGGCGAACTGCCGCGTTCGCAGGGCAAGGCGGTGCGGGTCCGGGATTTGCGGAAAGAGGCGGAGTAG
- a CDS encoding bifunctional acetate--CoA ligase family protein/GNAT family N-acetyltransferase, with protein sequence MSIHNLSFLFEPTSVAVIGASDRPRSAGAVVMRNLLAAGFKGPIMPVHPSHRAVAGVLAYRDVETMPLTPDLAVLCTPGDTVPKLLDALGRRGTKAAVVIAGDVDKDAMLAAARPWGLRILGAGALGVLVPRIRLDASFSHVPALPGKVAFVSQSGALSTAVLDWARPRGIGFSHFISLGDAHDIDFADVMDYLANDDQTRAILLYIESIGARRNFIPAARAAARNKPVLLVRAVPEAEDHPIGPFLAESLARPEDAFDAAIRRAGALRVHDIDELFGAVETLARAKPMKGARLAVLSNGGGTAMMALAEMGGPGGGQMAQLSDETLRKLTALMPRGWKAANPVDLGVDAGGKRYADMLRVLIEAEEVDASLVVHAPNAMADGLEAAQAVIDVQRRHGGAVLTSWVGEEAAAPARKLFAEAALPTYDTPGRAVRAFRHLVNYQRNQDMLMETPPSQLGGFAAAKGTARLIVGRGLNQPGGNLSEPDAKALLSAYGIRTQDTRLAADVEGAAAAADAVGYPVALTIASPDVARKWDVGGVALNLEDASAVRSAAEGILRRVEESRPEIRVDGFTVQRMAFRPNARQLIVGVACDPLFGPVLVFGEGGRAVEVIRDHTVGLPPVNLPLARGMVGRTRVSRLLQSHGRRPAVDLDAVAEVLVRVSRMLADNPEIVACDINPLFADEHGALAVDARIRVAPWEDTDLRHFSILPYPAELEETARLHDGSTVTLRPIRPEDTVAHSEMMSRMTPQDLRLRFFGQVRQIHHNQMARLTQIDYEREMAFIATRANKDGQPETLGVVRTVTDPDNQRAELAALVRSDVKGTGLGSILMDKIVRYQRARKTRAIYAQIMIENDAMIRLAAKAGFKKQRSDDPDVVEMVLELE encoded by the coding sequence ATGAGCATTCACAACCTTTCCTTCCTGTTCGAGCCCACTTCGGTGGCGGTGATCGGGGCCTCGGACCGGCCGCGTTCGGCGGGTGCCGTGGTGATGCGCAACCTGCTGGCCGCCGGGTTCAAGGGCCCCATCATGCCGGTCCATCCCAGCCATCGTGCCGTGGCCGGCGTGCTGGCCTATCGCGACGTGGAGACCATGCCGCTGACGCCTGATCTGGCGGTGCTGTGCACGCCGGGCGATACGGTGCCCAAGCTGCTGGACGCCCTGGGGCGACGCGGCACCAAGGCCGCCGTGGTCATCGCCGGCGACGTGGACAAGGACGCCATGCTGGCGGCGGCGCGGCCCTGGGGCCTGCGCATCCTGGGGGCCGGGGCGCTGGGCGTGCTGGTGCCGCGCATCCGGCTGGACGCCAGTTTCTCCCATGTCCCCGCGCTTCCGGGCAAGGTGGCCTTCGTCTCGCAGTCGGGGGCGCTGTCCACCGCCGTGCTGGACTGGGCCAGGCCGCGCGGCATCGGCTTTTCCCACTTCATCAGCCTGGGCGATGCCCACGACATCGATTTCGCCGACGTGATGGACTATCTGGCCAATGACGACCAGACGCGGGCCATCCTGCTCTACATCGAATCCATCGGGGCGCGGCGCAACTTCATCCCCGCCGCGCGTGCCGCCGCCCGCAACAAGCCGGTGCTGCTGGTCCGCGCCGTGCCCGAGGCCGAGGACCATCCCATCGGACCGTTCCTGGCCGAATCCCTGGCGCGGCCCGAGGACGCCTTCGACGCCGCCATTCGCCGGGCCGGCGCGCTGCGCGTGCACGACATCGACGAGCTGTTCGGCGCGGTGGAGACCCTGGCCCGCGCCAAGCCCATGAAGGGCGCCCGCCTCGCCGTGCTGTCCAATGGCGGCGGCACCGCCATGATGGCCCTGGCCGAGATGGGCGGGCCCGGCGGCGGCCAGATGGCCCAATTGTCCGATGAAACCCTGCGCAAGCTCACCGCCCTGATGCCGCGCGGCTGGAAGGCGGCCAATCCGGTCGATTTGGGCGTGGATGCCGGCGGCAAGCGCTATGCCGACATGCTCCGCGTGCTGATCGAGGCCGAGGAGGTGGATGCCTCCCTGGTGGTCCATGCCCCCAACGCCATGGCCGACGGGCTGGAGGCCGCCCAGGCGGTGATCGACGTGCAGAGGCGCCATGGCGGCGCGGTGCTGACCTCGTGGGTGGGCGAGGAAGCCGCCGCCCCGGCCCGCAAGCTGTTCGCGGAAGCCGCGCTGCCCACCTACGACACGCCCGGCAGGGCGGTCCGTGCCTTCCGCCATCTGGTCAACTATCAGCGCAACCAGGACATGCTGATGGAGACGCCGCCCTCGCAGCTTGGCGGCTTTGCCGCCGCCAAGGGCACGGCCCGGCTGATCGTCGGGCGCGGCCTCAACCAGCCCGGCGGCAATCTCTCCGAGCCCGACGCCAAGGCCCTGCTGTCGGCCTATGGTATCCGGACCCAGGACACCCGTCTGGCCGCCGATGTCGAGGGTGCCGCCGCCGCCGCCGACGCGGTCGGCTATCCGGTGGCTCTGACCATCGCCTCGCCCGACGTGGCCCGCAAATGGGACGTGGGCGGCGTGGCGCTCAATCTGGAAGACGCCAGCGCGGTGCGCTCGGCGGCCGAGGGCATCCTGCGCCGCGTCGAGGAGAGCCGGCCGGAAATCCGCGTCGACGGCTTCACCGTCCAGCGCATGGCCTTTCGCCCCAATGCGCGGCAACTGATCGTCGGCGTGGCCTGCGACCCGCTGTTCGGCCCGGTGCTGGTGTTCGGCGAGGGCGGCCGGGCCGTGGAGGTGATCCGCGACCACACGGTGGGCCTGCCCCCCGTCAACCTGCCGCTGGCGCGCGGCATGGTCGGGCGGACCAGGGTATCGCGCCTGCTGCAATCCCACGGCCGGCGCCCGGCCGTCGACCTGGACGCGGTGGCCGAGGTGCTGGTCCGCGTGTCGCGCATGCTGGCCGACAATCCCGAGATCGTCGCCTGCGACATCAACCCGCTGTTCGCCGACGAGCACGGCGCCCTGGCGGTGGATGCCCGTATCCGGGTGGCGCCGTGGGAGGATACCGACCTTCGCCACTTCTCCATCCTGCCCTATCCCGCCGAGCTGGAAGAGACGGCCAGGCTGCATGACGGCTCCACCGTCACGCTCAGGCCCATCCGGCCCGAGGATACCGTCGCCCATTCCGAGATGATGAGCCGCATGACGCCCCAGGACCTGCGGCTGCGCTTCTTCGGTCAGGTGCGGCAGATCCATCATAACCAGATGGCGCGACTCACCCAGATCGACTACGAGCGCGAGATGGCCTTCATCGCCACCAGGGCCAACAAGGACGGACAGCCCGAGACCCTGGGCGTGGTGCGCACCGTCACCGATCCCGACAACCAGCGGGCCGAACTGGCGGCGCTGGTGCGCTCGGACGTCAAGGGCACCGGGCTGGGCAGCATTCTGATGGACAAGATCGTCCGCTATCAGCGCGCGCGCAAGACCCGGGCGATCTATGCCCAGATCATGATCGAGAACGATGCCATGATCCGTCTGGCCGCCAAGGCCGGTTTCAAGAAGCAGCGCTCGGACGACCCCGACGTGGTCGAGATGGTGCTGGAACTGGAGTGA
- a CDS encoding LysR family transcriptional regulator has protein sequence MKSSLVAGLTATRRYEVDKGRTIGFMGDEARVYNTPALIYDMEVTARDLLLEHSDAGEDSVGTRVEVDHLAPTLLGQWVEITVTIEEVKGPGVTFSFTAKDSLDNIGKGVHKRFVVGVEQTKARLLAKAEKAKSAS, from the coding sequence ATGAAGAGCTCGCTGGTCGCCGGTCTGACCGCCACCCGCCGTTATGAGGTCGACAAGGGCCGCACCATCGGCTTCATGGGCGACGAGGCGCGGGTCTACAACACCCCGGCGCTGATCTACGACATGGAGGTCACGGCCCGCGACCTGCTGCTCGAGCATTCCGATGCAGGCGAGGATTCGGTGGGCACCCGCGTCGAGGTCGACCATCTGGCCCCGACCCTGCTGGGCCAGTGGGTCGAGATCACCGTGACCATCGAAGAGGTCAAGGGACCGGGCGTGACCTTCTCGTTCACCGCCAAGGACTCGCTCGACAACATCGGCAAGGGCGTGCACAAGCGCTTCGTGGTCGGCGTGGAGCAGACCAAGGCCCGCCTGCTGGCGAAGGCCGAAAAGGCCAAGAGCGCATCATGA
- a CDS encoding molybdopterin-dependent oxidoreductase, producing MSAAPAGGGGKVEKVQTYCYQCVAGPDLMTVKVVDGVATEIEPNFKAADTHPAEGKVCVKAFGLIQKSYTPHRILTPMKRTNPKKGKDQDPGFVPISWDEAMSTIAEKLKTIRAEGLVDAAGYPKFAASFGGAGTPTQYMGSLTAFLSAWGPIDFGFGSGQGVKCYHSEHLYGEFWHRGYVITPDTPRVNYIINCGANHEASGGVCGVYRHAEARARGAKRIQVEPHLSVTGACSAEWLPIRPKTDAAFLMTLLNVLVHEAKRERLDLEFLKNTTSSPYLIGPDGWYLRDPETNKPLLWDERTGRAVPHDTAGATPALEGRFTVARAVTLGADDERWEHTDVEGVTAFTKFAEHIRDYTPSWGAKVCDVPEASIRKIANEFLDNACVGQTIDIDGQTMPYRPVAVTLGKTVNNGWGGAECCWARTMLAVLVGALEVPGGTIGTTIRINRPAANRLESFEGCLDGFMEYPFNPTDRDTWKANPIIRNAYKMLVPLVGNSSWSPALGPTQFSYMFLDEPQDQIPRATFPEFLLVYRTNPVISFWDTDRVADVVSHMPFVVCFAHTRDETNHFADILLPDATDLEGTQLIRIGGTKFQEQYWKTQGFALRQPSVKPQGEARDFTDIATDLAVRTGLQEKYVAAINRGSHGVPLKGPKWDFSLPLDKVPTLEDVWDASCRSASAELTDGAESQGLDWWKQNGFRTIPFPETNWFLTPALKAKGLRYELPYQERLTRIGRQLGNRLKEAGITWWDHQLTEYRPLMDWHDFPGYWEQSVVEHGGKVEDFPFWVVTARSMQYAWGSNMHIPLMREVSGNIKGHDGVVMNPEAARKIGVKEGERIVVTAPTGKSVAGRVVLSQGIRPDTILMMSQFDHWATPVAKDFDVPSMNRLTAMTMQLTDATGSAADLSRVAIRKARPDEQGWRGEQRRRS from the coding sequence ATGAGCGCCGCCCCGGCCGGGGGTGGGGGGAAGGTCGAGAAGGTCCAGACGTACTGCTACCAGTGTGTGGCGGGCCCTGACCTCATGACCGTGAAGGTGGTCGACGGCGTCGCCACCGAGATCGAGCCCAATTTCAAGGCGGCCGATACCCACCCGGCCGAGGGCAAGGTTTGCGTCAAGGCGTTCGGACTGATTCAGAAGTCCTATACGCCGCACCGCATCCTCACTCCCATGAAGCGGACCAACCCCAAGAAGGGGAAGGACCAGGACCCCGGCTTCGTGCCCATCTCGTGGGACGAGGCGATGAGCACCATCGCCGAGAAGCTGAAGACCATCCGCGCCGAGGGGCTGGTGGACGCGGCCGGCTATCCCAAGTTCGCCGCCTCGTTCGGTGGCGCCGGCACGCCCACCCAGTACATGGGCTCGCTCACCGCCTTCCTGTCGGCCTGGGGCCCCATCGATTTCGGCTTCGGCTCGGGTCAGGGCGTCAAGTGCTATCACTCAGAGCACCTGTACGGCGAATTCTGGCATCGCGGCTACGTGATCACGCCGGATACGCCGCGCGTCAACTACATCATCAATTGCGGCGCCAACCATGAAGCGTCGGGCGGCGTCTGCGGCGTCTACCGCCACGCCGAAGCCCGCGCCCGCGGCGCCAAGCGCATCCAGGTGGAACCGCATCTGTCGGTGACCGGCGCCTGCTCGGCCGAGTGGCTGCCCATCAGGCCCAAGACCGACGCCGCCTTCCTGATGACGCTTCTGAACGTGCTGGTCCACGAGGCCAAGCGCGAGCGCCTCGATCTGGAGTTCCTGAAGAACACCACGTCGAGCCCCTATCTGATCGGCCCCGACGGCTGGTATCTGCGCGACCCCGAGACCAACAAGCCGCTGCTGTGGGACGAGAGGACGGGACGCGCCGTACCCCACGACACCGCCGGCGCGACTCCCGCCCTGGAGGGCCGCTTTACCGTCGCCCGCGCCGTGACGCTGGGCGCCGACGACGAGCGCTGGGAGCACACCGACGTCGAAGGCGTCACCGCCTTCACCAAGTTCGCCGAGCACATCAGGGACTACACGCCCTCCTGGGGCGCCAAGGTCTGCGACGTGCCCGAGGCGAGTATCCGCAAGATCGCCAACGAGTTCCTCGACAACGCCTGCGTCGGCCAGACCATCGACATCGATGGGCAGACCATGCCCTATCGCCCGGTGGCGGTGACGCTGGGCAAGACGGTCAACAACGGCTGGGGCGGCGCCGAGTGCTGCTGGGCCCGGACCATGCTGGCCGTGCTGGTGGGCGCGCTGGAGGTTCCCGGCGGCACCATCGGCACCACCATCCGCATCAACCGCCCGGCCGCCAACCGGCTGGAAAGCTTCGAGGGCTGCCTCGACGGCTTCATGGAATACCCCTTCAATCCCACCGACAGGGACACCTGGAAGGCCAATCCGATCATCCGGAACGCCTACAAGATGCTGGTGCCGCTGGTGGGCAATTCCTCGTGGAGCCCGGCGCTGGGGCCGACCCAGTTCTCGTACATGTTCCTGGACGAGCCCCAGGATCAGATTCCGCGCGCCACCTTCCCGGAATTCCTGCTGGTCTACCGCACCAATCCGGTGATCTCGTTCTGGGATACCGACCGGGTGGCCGACGTGGTGTCGCACATGCCCTTCGTGGTGTGCTTCGCCCATACCCGGGACGAGACCAACCACTTCGCCGACATCTTGCTGCCCGACGCCACCGACCTGGAAGGCACGCAGCTGATCCGCATCGGCGGCACCAAGTTCCAGGAGCAGTACTGGAAGACCCAGGGTTTCGCGCTGCGCCAGCCCAGCGTCAAGCCCCAGGGCGAGGCCCGCGACTTCACCGACATCGCCACCGATCTGGCGGTGCGCACCGGCCTGCAGGAAAAGTACGTCGCGGCCATCAACCGCGGCTCCCACGGCGTGCCGCTCAAGGGTCCCAAATGGGATTTCAGCCTGCCGCTGGACAAGGTTCCGACCCTGGAAGACGTGTGGGATGCGTCCTGCCGCTCGGCTTCCGCCGAATTGACCGACGGCGCCGAATCACAGGGCCTGGACTGGTGGAAGCAGAACGGCTTCCGCACCATTCCGTTCCCGGAAACCAACTGGTTCCTGACCCCGGCGCTGAAGGCCAAGGGCCTGCGCTACGAGCTGCCCTACCAGGAGCGCCTGACCCGCATCGGCCGTCAGTTGGGCAACCGCCTGAAGGAAGCCGGCATCACCTGGTGGGATCACCAGCTGACCGAGTACCGGCCGCTGATGGACTGGCACGACTTCCCCGGCTATTGGGAACAGAGCGTGGTCGAGCACGGCGGCAAGGTGGAGGATTTCCCCTTCTGGGTGGTCACCGCGCGGTCCATGCAATACGCCTGGGGCTCCAACATGCACATCCCGCTGATGCGGGAAGTGTCGGGCAACATCAAGGGCCATGACGGCGTGGTGATGAACCCGGAAGCCGCCCGCAAGATCGGCGTCAAGGAGGGCGAGCGCATCGTCGTCACCGCGCCCACCGGCAAGAGCGTCGCCGGCCGCGTGGTGCTGTCCCAGGGCATCCGCCCCGACACCATCTTGATGATGAGCCAGTTCGACCACTGGGCCACCCCGGTGGCCAAGGACTTCGACGTGCCCAGCATGAACCGCCTGACCGCCATGACCATGCAGTTGACCGACGCCACCGGCTCGGCCGCCGATCTGTCCAGGGTCGCCATCCGCAAGGCGCGACCTGACGAGCAGGGGTGGCGGGGCGAGCAGAGGAGGCGGTCATGA
- a CDS encoding 4Fe-4S dicluster domain-containing protein, which translates to MTKWAIVADLGRCVGCQTCTTACRHANATPPGVQYRKVLDMEVGTFPDVRRVFVPVGCMHCDEPPCRDVCPTTATTKRADGMVMIDYDICIGCGYCIVACPYQARYKVSKPTFAFKDAETQNERARYDERLLGVAQKCTFCVDRVDYGLANGLTPGVAPEATPACVNSCLSKALTFGDTEDPNSNVSKLLKRYKSFRMHEELGTGPNIHYLWETEDE; encoded by the coding sequence ATGACCAAATGGGCCATCGTCGCCGATCTGGGCCGCTGCGTCGGCTGCCAGACCTGCACCACCGCCTGTCGTCATGCCAACGCCACGCCGCCCGGCGTGCAGTACCGCAAGGTGCTGGACATGGAGGTGGGCACCTTCCCCGACGTGCGCCGCGTCTTCGTGCCGGTGGGCTGCATGCATTGCGACGAGCCGCCGTGCCGCGACGTCTGCCCGACCACGGCGACCACCAAGCGCGCCGACGGCATGGTGATGATCGACTACGACATCTGCATCGGCTGCGGCTATTGCATCGTCGCCTGTCCCTATCAGGCCCGCTACAAGGTCTCCAAGCCCACCTTCGCCTTCAAGGACGCCGAAACGCAGAATGAGCGGGCGCGTTACGACGAACGCTTGCTTGGCGTCGCGCAGAAGTGCACCTTCTGCGTCGACCGGGTCGATTACGGGCTGGCCAACGGGTTGACCCCCGGAGTGGCGCCGGAAGCGACTCCCGCCTGCGTCAATTCCTGCCTGTCCAAGGCGTTGACGTTCGGCGACACCGAAGACCCGAACAGCAACGTCAGCAAGCTGTTGAAGCGGTACAAGTCGTTCCGCATGCACGAGGAACTCGGGACCGGTCCCAACATTCACTATCTGTGGGAGACCGAGGACGAATGA